Proteins co-encoded in one Actinomadura luteofluorescens genomic window:
- the corA gene encoding magnesium/cobalt transporter CorA, translating to MIVDKAIYAGGKRRDIEGDISDAFDLAREDGECFLWIGLFEPDEDEFELVKDELNLHPLAAEDAVSAHQRPKMERYDDTLFVVLKTLAYIDKTSDIEVGEIMVFLGRDFVVTVRHGAGNPLGPVRERLEDSPDLLAHGATAVLYAVCDEVVDRYGVVAHEVEVDIIGLERAVFDPNARDVTADIYSLKREVLEFRSAEDPLVPVLQEIVKGRVAECGSTREYFRDVLDHLLRVDGQVDSHNELLNSVLTAHLALLGKRQNEDMRKISAWAAIIAVPTAIAGIYGMNFDHMPELHWTIGYPLVIAVMAVVCVLLFRRLRKSGWL from the coding sequence GTGATCGTCGACAAGGCCATCTACGCCGGCGGGAAGCGCCGCGACATCGAGGGCGATATCAGCGACGCCTTCGACCTCGCCCGCGAGGACGGCGAGTGCTTCCTGTGGATCGGCCTCTTCGAGCCCGACGAGGACGAGTTCGAGCTGGTCAAGGACGAGCTGAACCTGCATCCCCTGGCGGCCGAGGACGCGGTCTCGGCGCACCAGCGGCCCAAGATGGAACGCTACGACGACACGCTGTTCGTGGTGCTGAAGACGCTCGCCTACATCGACAAGACCTCCGACATCGAGGTCGGCGAGATCATGGTCTTCCTCGGCCGGGACTTCGTGGTGACCGTCCGGCACGGCGCGGGGAACCCGCTCGGGCCGGTCCGCGAGCGGCTGGAGGACTCGCCGGACCTGCTCGCGCACGGCGCCACCGCGGTCCTGTACGCGGTGTGCGACGAGGTCGTCGACCGGTACGGCGTCGTCGCGCACGAGGTGGAGGTCGACATCATCGGGCTGGAGCGGGCCGTGTTCGACCCGAACGCCCGGGACGTCACCGCCGACATCTACTCGCTCAAGCGGGAGGTGCTGGAGTTCCGCAGCGCCGAGGACCCGCTCGTCCCCGTGCTGCAGGAGATCGTGAAGGGCCGCGTCGCCGAGTGCGGCTCCACCCGCGAGTACTTCCGCGACGTCCTGGACCACCTGCTGCGCGTCGACGGGCAGGTCGACTCCCACAACGAGCTGCTCAACAGCGTGCTGACCGCGCACCTGGCGCTGCTCGGCAAGCGGCAGAACGAGGACATGCGCAAGATCTCCGCGTGGGCCGCGATCATCGCGGTGCCCACCGCGATCGCCGGGATCTACGGCATGAACTTCGACCACATGCCCGAGCTGCACTGGACCATCGGGTACCCGCTGGTCATCGCGGTGATGGCGGTCGTGTGCGTGCTCCTGTTCCGCCGTCTGCGCAAGAGCGGCTGGCTCTAG
- a CDS encoding aldo/keto reductase, whose product MKERHLGRSGLLVSRLGLGTMTWGQDTSPDEAAAQLIAFVEAGGTLVDTADVYNDGHSERILGHLLRELVDRDDLVVATKAAIRPNGRYDGSRRHLLRALDASLDRMDLDFVDLWQLHVYDPHTPLEETLSALDEAVSSGRARYVGVSNYAGWQVAKAAAWQRAWPGRAPVVSAQLEYSLLSRDIEREVVPAALDAGAGLLPWSPLGRGVLTGKYRTGIPAGSRAAAPHFAEFVQPYLDEECARIVESVVTAAEGLGCSPLAVALAWVRDREGVAAPIVGARTAAQLGAILASEEVTLPHEIRGALDDVSDLSDTTSHP is encoded by the coding sequence ATGAAGGAGCGTCACCTCGGGCGGAGCGGGCTGCTGGTGTCCCGGCTGGGACTCGGCACCATGACCTGGGGCCAGGACACCTCCCCGGACGAGGCGGCCGCGCAGCTCATCGCCTTCGTGGAGGCCGGGGGCACCCTGGTCGACACCGCCGACGTCTACAACGACGGCCACAGCGAGCGCATCCTCGGCCACCTGCTGCGCGAGCTGGTCGACCGCGACGACCTCGTCGTCGCGACCAAGGCGGCGATCAGGCCGAACGGACGCTACGACGGCTCCCGCAGGCACCTGCTGCGCGCCCTCGACGCCTCGCTCGACCGGATGGACCTCGACTTCGTCGACCTGTGGCAGCTGCACGTCTACGACCCGCACACCCCGCTCGAGGAGACCCTCTCGGCACTGGACGAGGCGGTCTCCTCGGGACGGGCCCGGTACGTCGGGGTCTCCAACTACGCGGGCTGGCAGGTCGCCAAGGCCGCCGCCTGGCAGCGGGCCTGGCCGGGCCGCGCGCCGGTCGTGTCCGCGCAGCTGGAGTACTCGCTGCTGAGCCGCGACATCGAGCGGGAGGTCGTGCCCGCCGCGCTGGACGCGGGGGCGGGCCTGCTGCCGTGGTCGCCGCTCGGCCGCGGCGTCCTCACCGGCAAGTACCGCACCGGCATCCCCGCCGGGTCGCGCGCCGCCGCGCCCCACTTCGCCGAGTTCGTCCAGCCGTACCTGGACGAGGAGTGCGCCCGCATCGTGGAGTCGGTGGTGACCGCCGCCGAGGGCCTCGGCTGCTCCCCGCTCGCCGTGGCGCTCGCGTGGGTCCGCGACCGGGAGGGCGTCGCCGCGCCGATCGTCGGCGCGCGGACCGCGGCGCAGCTCGGCGCGATCCTGGCGAGCGAGGAGGTCACGCTGCCGCACGAGATCCGCGGGGCGCTGGACGACGTCTCCGATCTCTCCGACACGACCTCCCACCCGTGA
- a CDS encoding helix-hairpin-helix domain-containing protein, whose translation MTDTPDHTPTPEERKARAEAAMRAAEAAAGALDGRDAPEPAPRSSPQPPPEPAGGPEEGLRALGGLFAETGVPAALASRAMARLGPGAAGRLREDPWRLLSVPGVQPGQADHFARALLGEDARPGDPRRGGALVLHLLTEAARQGHTVTPAADVLSALERLRFPDPPRAVEAALDEAEVLSLTEEPEFDEEAFEDGAEPPEPEETLGPARWALAEEAAAEGFQRLTLTAVPLLDEAALKGLRDGLPEDRSLALTAALRTGVSILCGAPEGLARTVTEIAAAAASQGVRTAVAAPTDRAAADLAAAVPGGAAQGFAVTSLHRLLEPREDPSAAPGAVLYERGEQRPFDLDLVIVTDGAALDVELCAVLTEACPDGAHLVLCREPGAPPPAGPGRPLDDLEASETVPVVALDPEPPSGPLGAITDAVRGGELAAVDAPGHEVVIVPAEDAGEAVHRAVQLVADSIPRALGIPVEDVQVVAPAAGGEAGAGALNAALKARLNPGPGAFGGMDPGDRVVVAAPLPQAPLGETGVVTGGGPHGLEVGFPGGAAVVAPAEASRLRHGWAVPVALARGTRRPAVVAVLGADGLSRPLVATAFGLARRHLSVVQAAGPALARAVREDGAPARRTRLARLVAQ comes from the coding sequence GTGACCGACACCCCTGACCACACCCCCACCCCCGAGGAGCGCAAGGCGCGCGCCGAGGCCGCCATGCGCGCGGCAGAGGCCGCCGCAGGCGCGCTCGACGGGCGGGACGCCCCCGAGCCCGCGCCGCGTTCGTCGCCGCAGCCGCCGCCCGAGCCCGCCGGCGGCCCGGAGGAGGGCCTGCGGGCCCTCGGCGGTCTGTTCGCGGAGACGGGCGTGCCCGCCGCGCTCGCCTCCCGCGCCATGGCGCGCCTCGGGCCGGGAGCCGCCGGGCGGCTGCGCGAGGACCCGTGGCGCCTGCTGAGCGTCCCCGGCGTCCAGCCCGGTCAGGCCGACCACTTCGCCCGCGCCCTGCTCGGCGAGGACGCCCGCCCCGGCGACCCCCGCCGCGGCGGGGCCCTCGTCCTGCACCTGCTGACGGAGGCGGCACGCCAGGGCCACACGGTCACGCCCGCCGCCGACGTCCTGTCCGCGCTGGAGCGGCTGCGCTTCCCCGACCCGCCGCGCGCCGTCGAGGCGGCGCTGGACGAGGCGGAGGTCCTGTCGCTCACCGAGGAGCCCGAGTTCGACGAGGAGGCGTTCGAGGACGGCGCCGAGCCGCCGGAGCCGGAGGAGACGCTCGGCCCGGCGCGGTGGGCGCTCGCGGAGGAGGCGGCGGCCGAGGGGTTCCAGCGCCTGACGCTCACCGCCGTGCCGCTGCTCGACGAGGCGGCCCTCAAGGGCCTGCGCGACGGGCTCCCCGAAGACCGCTCCCTGGCCCTCACCGCCGCGCTGCGCACCGGCGTGAGCATCCTTTGCGGCGCGCCGGAGGGCCTCGCGCGCACGGTCACCGAGATCGCCGCTGCCGCGGCGTCGCAGGGCGTCCGCACGGCCGTGGCGGCGCCCACCGACCGCGCCGCCGCCGACCTCGCGGCCGCCGTCCCCGGCGGGGCGGCGCAGGGGTTCGCGGTCACCAGCCTGCACCGGCTGCTGGAGCCGCGCGAGGACCCGTCGGCCGCGCCCGGGGCGGTGCTCTACGAGCGCGGCGAGCAGCGGCCCTTCGACCTCGACCTGGTCATCGTGACGGACGGCGCGGCGCTCGACGTCGAGCTGTGCGCGGTGCTGACCGAGGCGTGCCCCGACGGCGCCCATCTCGTGCTGTGCCGCGAGCCGGGCGCCCCGCCGCCCGCCGGCCCCGGCCGGCCGCTGGACGATCTGGAGGCGTCGGAGACCGTGCCCGTCGTGGCGCTGGACCCCGAGCCGCCGTCCGGCCCGCTCGGCGCGATCACCGACGCGGTGCGCGGCGGCGAGCTCGCGGCCGTGGACGCCCCCGGACACGAGGTCGTCATCGTGCCGGCCGAGGACGCCGGCGAGGCGGTGCACCGGGCCGTCCAGCTCGTCGCCGACTCGATCCCCCGCGCTCTCGGCATCCCGGTCGAGGACGTCCAGGTCGTCGCCCCGGCCGCGGGCGGTGAGGCGGGCGCAGGCGCCCTGAACGCCGCGCTCAAGGCGCGCCTGAACCCGGGCCCCGGCGCGTTCGGCGGCATGGACCCCGGCGACCGCGTGGTCGTCGCCGCGCCGCTCCCGCAGGCCCCGCTCGGCGAGACCGGCGTGGTGACCGGCGGCGGACCGCACGGGCTGGAGGTCGGCTTCCCGGGCGGCGCCGCGGTCGTCGCCCCGGCGGAGGCGTCCCGGCTGCGGCACGGCTGGGCGGTCCCCGTGGCGCTCGCGCGCGGGACGCGGCGTCCCGCCGTGGTGGCGGTGCTGGGCGCGGACGGCCTGTCACGGCCGCTGGTGGCCACCGCGTTCGGGCTCGCGCGCCGCCACCTGTCGGTCGTGCAGGCGGCCGGACCCGCACTGGCCAGGGCCGTCCGCGAGGACGGGGCCCCGGCCCGGCGCACCAGGCTCGCGCGGCTGGTGGCCCAGTGA
- the fabI gene encoding enoyl-ACP reductase FabI, whose product MGILEGKRILVTGVLTDASIGFHVARIAQEQGAEVVLTAYPRPTLTQRTAKRLPSGPDNPPPVLELDVTDADQLGALAGNLRDSGFDRLDGVMHAIAFAPQTALGGNFLETPWEDVATAVHASAYSLKSLTMACLPLMKDGGSVVGLDFDATKSWPVYDWMGVAKAGLESCARYLAKYLGPQGIRVNLVAAGPLATMAAKSIPGFEGMTELWPQAAPLGWDIKDSEPTARACAALLSDWFPATTGEIVHVDGGLHSVGAPSM is encoded by the coding sequence ATGGGAATCCTCGAAGGCAAGCGCATCCTGGTCACCGGCGTCCTCACCGACGCCTCCATCGGCTTCCACGTCGCGCGGATCGCGCAGGAGCAGGGCGCCGAGGTGGTGCTGACCGCCTACCCGCGGCCGACCCTCACGCAGCGGACCGCCAAGCGGCTGCCGTCCGGCCCCGACAACCCGCCGCCGGTGCTGGAACTCGACGTGACCGACGCCGACCAGCTCGGCGCCCTCGCCGGGAACCTGCGCGACAGCGGCTTCGACCGCCTCGACGGCGTGATGCACGCGATCGCGTTCGCGCCGCAGACGGCGCTCGGCGGGAACTTCCTGGAGACGCCCTGGGAGGACGTCGCCACCGCCGTGCACGCCTCCGCGTACTCGCTGAAGTCGCTGACGATGGCGTGCCTGCCGCTGATGAAGGACGGCGGCTCGGTCGTCGGCCTCGACTTCGACGCCACCAAGTCGTGGCCGGTGTACGACTGGATGGGCGTGGCGAAGGCCGGCCTGGAGTCGTGCGCCCGCTACCTGGCCAAGTACCTGGGCCCGCAGGGCATCCGGGTGAACCTCGTCGCCGCGGGCCCGCTCGCGACGATGGCGGCCAAGAGCATCCCCGGCTTCGAGGGCATGACGGAGCTGTGGCCGCAGGCGGCCCCGCTCGGCTGGGACATCAAGGACAGCGAGCCCACCGCCCGCGCGTGCGCGGCCCTGCTGTCGGACTGGTTCCCCGCGACGACGGGCGAGATCGTCCACGTCGACGGCGGGCTGCACTCGGTCGGCGCGCCGTCCATGTGA
- a CDS encoding beta-ketoacyl-ACP reductase, translated as MSRSVLVTGGNRGIGLAIARELAAAGDAVAVTYRSGEPPEGLFGVRCDVTSAEDVDAAFGKVEAEQGPVEVVVANAGITKDTLLAIMSEESFTSVLDTNLTGSFRVAKRAVKGMMRKRAGRIVLVSSVVGLLGSPGQSNYAASKAGMVGFARSLARELGSRGITVNVVAPGFVDTDMTSVLTEDQQKAITAAVPLGRIAKPEEVAKAVRFVASEDAAYITGAVIPVDGGLGMGH; from the coding sequence ATGAGTCGCTCTGTCCTCGTGACCGGCGGTAACCGGGGCATCGGCCTCGCCATCGCCCGCGAGCTGGCCGCGGCGGGCGACGCGGTCGCGGTCACCTACCGGTCCGGAGAGCCGCCCGAGGGGCTGTTCGGCGTCCGGTGCGACGTGACGAGCGCCGAGGACGTCGACGCGGCCTTCGGCAAGGTGGAGGCGGAGCAGGGGCCCGTCGAGGTGGTCGTCGCCAACGCGGGGATCACCAAGGACACGCTCCTGGCGATCATGAGCGAGGAGTCGTTCACCTCGGTCCTGGACACCAACCTGACCGGGTCGTTCCGGGTGGCCAAGCGCGCGGTGAAGGGCATGATGCGCAAGCGCGCGGGACGGATCGTGCTGGTCTCCTCGGTCGTGGGGCTGCTGGGCTCGCCGGGGCAGTCCAACTACGCCGCGTCCAAGGCCGGCATGGTCGGGTTCGCGCGCTCGCTCGCCCGCGAGCTCGGGTCCCGGGGCATCACCGTCAACGTCGTGGCGCCCGGGTTCGTCGACACCGACATGACGTCGGTCCTGACCGAGGACCAGCAGAAGGCCATCACCGCCGCGGTGCCGCTCGGGCGCATCGCGAAGCCGGAGGAGGTCGCCAAGGCCGTGCGGTTCGTGGCCAGTGAGGACGCCGCCTACATCACCGGGGCCGTGATCCCGGTCGACGGCGGCCTGGGAATGGGGCACTGA
- a CDS encoding TldD/PmbA family protein, with translation MHDIDPAFTALPLRALADAALSRARELGAEHADFRLERIRSQTLRLHDAALETALDADDVGLSVRVVKDGTWGFAAGIDLTPEGAARVAAQAVEVAAVARAVNREPIELAPEPVHGERTWVSAYETDPFEVPTADKVALLAGWSRRLLGDDRVDHVDATLLQVKENKFFADLAGTVTTQQRVRLHPVVNAVGIAGGLFDTMRTLAPPAGYGWEWLSGEHWDWDAELARVPELLAEKLAAPSVEPGVYDVVVDPSNLWLTIHESIGHATELDRALGYEAAYAGTSFATPDKLGTLQYGSKVMNITGDRTAEHGLATIGYDDEGVQAQAFDIVTEGLFTGYQTDRRIARLTGAGRSNGCAFADAASSMPIQRMANVSLKPAEGGPSTDELISGVERGIYIVGDKSWSIDMQRHNFQFTGQRFFRIENGRLAGQLRDVAYQATTTDFWNSMEAVGGPQTYVLGGAFNCGKGQPGQVAPVSHGCPSALFRGVNILNALKEAGQ, from the coding sequence GTGCATGACATCGATCCCGCCTTCACCGCGCTGCCGCTCCGCGCGCTGGCCGACGCGGCCCTGTCCCGCGCCAGGGAGCTGGGCGCGGAGCACGCCGACTTCCGCCTGGAACGCATCCGCAGCCAGACGCTCCGCCTCCACGACGCCGCCCTGGAGACCGCCCTGGACGCCGACGACGTCGGGCTGTCCGTCCGGGTCGTCAAGGACGGCACCTGGGGCTTCGCCGCCGGCATCGACCTGACCCCCGAGGGCGCCGCCCGCGTCGCCGCGCAGGCGGTCGAGGTCGCCGCCGTCGCCAGGGCCGTCAACCGCGAGCCCATCGAGCTGGCGCCCGAGCCCGTCCACGGGGAGCGCACCTGGGTCTCGGCCTACGAGACCGACCCGTTCGAGGTGCCGACCGCCGACAAGGTCGCGCTGCTGGCGGGCTGGAGCCGCCGGCTGCTCGGCGACGACCGCGTCGACCACGTCGACGCGACCCTGCTGCAGGTCAAGGAGAACAAGTTCTTCGCCGACCTCGCCGGCACGGTCACCACCCAGCAGCGCGTCCGGCTGCACCCCGTCGTCAACGCCGTGGGCATCGCCGGCGGCCTGTTCGACACCATGCGCACCCTGGCGCCGCCCGCCGGGTACGGGTGGGAGTGGCTGTCGGGCGAGCACTGGGACTGGGACGCCGAGCTGGCCCGCGTCCCCGAACTGCTCGCCGAGAAGCTCGCCGCGCCGTCGGTGGAGCCGGGCGTGTACGACGTCGTCGTCGACCCGTCCAACCTGTGGCTGACGATCCACGAGTCGATCGGGCACGCCACCGAGCTGGACCGGGCGCTCGGCTACGAGGCCGCCTACGCGGGCACCTCGTTCGCCACGCCCGACAAGCTCGGGACGCTGCAGTACGGCTCCAAGGTCATGAACATCACCGGGGACCGGACGGCCGAGCACGGCCTCGCCACCATCGGCTACGACGACGAGGGCGTGCAGGCCCAGGCGTTCGACATCGTCACCGAGGGCCTGTTCACCGGGTACCAGACCGACCGGCGCATCGCCCGCCTCACCGGCGCCGGGCGCTCCAACGGCTGCGCGTTCGCCGACGCCGCGTCCAGCATGCCGATCCAGCGGATGGCGAACGTCTCGCTCAAGCCCGCCGAGGGCGGCCCGTCCACCGACGAGCTGATCTCGGGGGTCGAGCGCGGCATCTACATCGTCGGCGACAAGAGCTGGTCGATCGACATGCAGCGCCACAACTTCCAGTTCACCGGGCAGCGGTTCTTCCGCATCGAGAACGGGCGCCTGGCCGGGCAGCTCCGCGACGTCGCCTACCAGGCGACCACCACCGACTTCTGGAACTCGATGGAGGCCGTCGGCGGGCCGCAGACCTACGTGCTCGGCGGCGCGTTCAACTGCGGCAAGGGCCAGCCGGGGCAGGTCGCGCCGGTCAGCCACGGCTGCCCCTCGGCGCTGTTCCGCGGCGTCAACATCCTCAACGCGCTGAAGGAGGCCGGCCAGTGA
- a CDS encoding metallopeptidase TldD-related protein, whose product MRPQEAVERALSLSRADDCVVIADEASTANLRWAGNTLTTNGVTRSSRLTVIALRDTADGVAAGVVSRSAVDADGIEELVRAAEADAAGNEAAEDARPLVAEGPPAGAAGWDDEPAETGIGVFEGFAPALGEAFAAAQAGDRRLYGFANHVLTSTFLGSSAGLRLRHDQPTGLLELNAKGAGGSAWAGVGTRDFTDVDVPALTGDLARRLEWGERRVDLPAGRYETILPPSAVADLMIYLYWSAGAQDAQDGRTVFSAPGGGTRVGERLADLPITLSSDPAAPGMQCAPFVVAHASSREASVFDNGLALGATDWISDGTLTSLAQTRHSAERTGLPLTPAVDNLAMRGPDGGATLEEMVARTERGLLLTCLWYIREVDPQSLLLTGLTRDGVYLVEDGEVVGAVNNFRFNESPVDLLSRISEVGETGPTLPREWSDYFTRTAMPAVRVPDFHMSTVSQAT is encoded by the coding sequence ATCAGGCCGCAGGAGGCCGTCGAGCGGGCCCTGTCGCTGTCGCGCGCCGACGACTGCGTCGTCATCGCCGACGAGGCGAGCACCGCCAACCTGCGGTGGGCGGGCAACACCCTCACCACCAACGGCGTGACCCGCTCCAGCCGCCTCACCGTCATCGCGCTGCGCGACACGGCGGACGGCGTGGCGGCGGGCGTGGTGTCGCGGTCGGCCGTCGACGCCGACGGCATCGAGGAGCTGGTGCGCGCCGCCGAGGCCGACGCCGCGGGCAACGAGGCCGCCGAGGACGCCCGGCCGCTGGTCGCCGAGGGGCCGCCCGCCGGTGCCGCCGGTTGGGACGACGAACCCGCCGAGACCGGGATCGGGGTGTTCGAGGGCTTCGCTCCCGCGCTGGGCGAGGCGTTCGCCGCCGCGCAGGCCGGCGACCGGCGCCTGTACGGGTTCGCCAACCACGTCCTCACCTCGACGTTCCTCGGCTCCTCGGCGGGGCTGCGGCTGCGGCACGACCAGCCCACCGGGCTGCTGGAGCTGAACGCCAAGGGCGCGGGCGGCTCGGCGTGGGCGGGCGTCGGCACCCGCGACTTCACCGACGTCGACGTCCCCGCCCTCACCGGCGACCTCGCCCGGCGGCTGGAGTGGGGCGAGCGGCGCGTGGACCTGCCGGCCGGCCGGTACGAGACGATCCTGCCGCCGTCCGCCGTCGCCGACCTGATGATCTACCTGTACTGGTCGGCGGGCGCCCAGGACGCGCAGGACGGCCGTACGGTGTTCAGCGCCCCCGGCGGCGGCACCCGCGTCGGGGAGCGGCTCGCGGACCTGCCGATCACCCTGTCCAGCGACCCGGCCGCCCCGGGCATGCAGTGCGCCCCGTTCGTCGTCGCGCACGCCTCCAGCCGCGAGGCGTCGGTGTTCGACAACGGCCTCGCGCTCGGCGCCACCGACTGGATCAGCGACGGGACCCTCACGTCCCTGGCCCAGACCCGGCACTCCGCCGAGCGCACCGGGCTGCCGCTCACCCCCGCCGTCGACAACCTGGCGATGCGGGGGCCGGACGGCGGCGCGACCCTGGAGGAGATGGTCGCCCGCACCGAGCGCGGTCTGCTGCTGACGTGCCTGTGGTACATCCGGGAGGTCGACCCGCAGAGCCTGCTGCTGACCGGCCTCACCCGCGACGGCGTCTACCTCGTCGAGGACGGCGAGGTCGTCGGGGCGGTGAACAACTTCCGGTTCAACGAGAGCCCCGTCGACCTGCTGTCGCGGATCTCCGAGGTCGGCGAGACCGGGCCGACACTGCCGCGCGAGTGGTCGGACTACTTCACCCGCACCGCCATGCCGGCGGTCCGGGTGCCCGACTTCCACATGTCGACGGTGAGCCAGGCCACCTGA
- a CDS encoding dodecin, which produces MTDRTYRVTEIVGTSPESVDAAIRNGVRRASQTLRHLDWFEVTEVRGHIEDGEVGHFQVTMKVGFRLEDA; this is translated from the coding sequence ATGACCGATCGCACGTACCGCGTGACCGAGATCGTGGGGACGTCGCCGGAGTCCGTCGACGCCGCGATACGCAACGGCGTCCGGCGGGCCTCGCAGACCCTGCGGCACCTGGACTGGTTCGAGGTGACCGAGGTCCGCGGCCACATCGAGGACGGCGAGGTGGGCCACTTCCAGGTCACCATGAAGGTCGGCTTCCGCCTGGAGGACGCCTGA
- a CDS encoding DUF3099 domain-containing protein, giving the protein MVKVNPRHHREPAVYTVTDAPRPMSEDIGHRQRRYLISMGVRTICFVGAVVAAVAGAPWWLALLMVVGAALLPYVAVIFANGGREPTAPAAFDDRLRKEQKPVSGQRPEIRS; this is encoded by the coding sequence ATGGTGAAGGTCAATCCCCGCCACCACCGCGAGCCGGCGGTCTACACGGTCACCGACGCTCCCCGCCCCATGTCGGAGGACATCGGGCACCGCCAGCGGCGTTACCTGATCTCCATGGGCGTCCGCACGATCTGCTTCGTGGGGGCGGTGGTGGCCGCCGTGGCGGGCGCGCCGTGGTGGCTCGCGCTGCTCATGGTGGTCGGCGCCGCGCTGCTCCCCTACGTCGCGGTGATCTTCGCCAACGGGGGGCGCGAACCGACCGCCCCGGCGGCCTTCGACGACCGCCTCCGCAAGGAACAGAAGCCGGTTTCCGGACAGCGTCCGGAAATCCGGTCGTGA